In Nocardia sputorum, a single genomic region encodes these proteins:
- the fabG gene encoding 3-oxoacyl-ACP reductase FabG, with product MTDPTQRTAVVTGAARGIGAAVARRLAADGMAVAVLDLDETACTTVVDEIESAGGRALAVGVDVSDEAAVTRAVDRVAADLGAPTVLVNNAGILRDNLLFKMSVDDWDAVLNVHLRGSFLLARAVQAHMIEQKWGRIVNLSSTSALGNRGQANYAAAKAGLQGFTKTLALELGKFGVTANAVAPGFIETEMTAATAARMNIPFEELETAMAAQIPVARTGTPADIAHTVSFLVSEGAGFVSGQVIYVAGGPRN from the coding sequence ATGACCGATCCGACCCAGCGGACCGCGGTCGTCACCGGCGCCGCCCGCGGAATCGGCGCCGCTGTCGCCCGGCGGCTGGCCGCTGACGGTATGGCCGTAGCCGTGCTCGACCTGGACGAGACCGCCTGCACGACGGTCGTCGACGAGATCGAGTCGGCCGGTGGCCGCGCGCTCGCGGTCGGTGTCGATGTTTCCGACGAGGCCGCCGTCACCCGGGCGGTCGATCGGGTGGCCGCCGATCTCGGCGCACCGACGGTGCTGGTCAACAACGCCGGGATCCTGCGCGACAATCTGCTGTTCAAGATGAGTGTCGACGACTGGGATGCCGTCCTGAACGTGCACCTGCGGGGGTCGTTCCTGCTGGCTCGGGCGGTGCAGGCGCACATGATCGAGCAGAAGTGGGGTCGCATCGTGAATCTGTCCAGCACGTCGGCACTCGGCAACCGCGGCCAGGCCAACTACGCGGCCGCCAAGGCCGGGCTGCAGGGATTCACCAAGACGCTCGCGCTCGAACTCGGGAAGTTCGGCGTCACCGCGAACGCGGTCGCCCCGGGTTTCATCGAGACGGAGATGACCGCGGCCACGGCCGCCCGGATGAACATTCCCTTCGAGGAACTCGAGACGGCGATGGCCGCCCAGATTCCGGTCGCTCGTACCGGCACTCCCGCCGACATCGCGCACACCGTGTCGTTCCTGGTGAGCGAGGGCGCCGGATTCGTGTCCGGCCAGGTGATCTACGTGGCCGGCGGCCCGCGGAACTGA
- a CDS encoding NADPH:quinone oxidoreductase family protein, with product MKAWRVHSLGEPGAVLRLDEVGVPEPGPSQVVVRVSGAAANFPDVLMCRGRYQVRPPLPFTPGVELCGEVVALGADVTGIAVGDRVLGGAALPHGGFAEFAVLEAAQTFPAPPSLDDAQAASLFIGYQTGWFGLHRRAGLSAGETLLVHAAAGGVGSAAIQLGKAAGARVIGVVGGAEKAAYAEELGADVVIDRHQRDFVEVVKDVTGGRGADVIYDPVGGEVYQRSTKCVAFEGRIVVVGFAGGEIQTAALNHALIKNYSILGLHWGLYNTQDPAAVAECHRALTALAADGAIRPLVSARLGLADIADAVQRLADGKTVGRVVYTP from the coding sequence ATGAAGGCATGGCGAGTCCACTCGCTGGGCGAACCGGGCGCGGTGCTGCGGCTCGATGAGGTGGGAGTTCCGGAGCCCGGCCCGAGCCAGGTTGTCGTGCGGGTCTCCGGTGCCGCGGCGAACTTCCCCGACGTACTGATGTGCCGCGGCCGCTATCAGGTGCGGCCGCCGTTGCCGTTCACGCCAGGCGTCGAATTGTGCGGCGAAGTGGTGGCCCTCGGTGCCGACGTGACCGGGATCGCTGTCGGTGACCGGGTGCTCGGGGGCGCGGCGCTGCCCCACGGTGGTTTCGCGGAATTCGCCGTGCTGGAGGCCGCCCAGACCTTCCCCGCGCCGCCGTCGTTGGATGACGCGCAGGCGGCCTCGCTGTTCATCGGCTACCAGACCGGCTGGTTCGGGTTGCATCGGCGCGCCGGATTGTCAGCGGGCGAGACCCTGCTGGTGCATGCCGCGGCAGGTGGCGTGGGCAGCGCGGCTATCCAGCTCGGCAAGGCCGCCGGCGCCCGGGTGATCGGGGTCGTCGGCGGTGCCGAAAAAGCAGCCTACGCCGAGGAGTTGGGCGCCGACGTGGTCATCGATCGGCACCAGCGGGACTTCGTCGAGGTCGTCAAGGACGTGACCGGCGGTCGTGGTGCCGACGTGATCTACGACCCGGTCGGCGGCGAGGTGTACCAGCGATCCACGAAATGCGTCGCCTTCGAAGGCCGCATCGTAGTGGTCGGATTCGCCGGCGGCGAGATTCAGACCGCCGCATTGAATCACGCGCTGATCAAGAACTATTCGATCCTCGGTCTGCACTGGGGTTTGTACAACACCCAGGACCCGGCCGCCGTCGCCGAATGCCACCGCGCGCTGACCGCACTTGCCGCCGACGGTGCGATCCGTCCCCTGGTCAGTGCCCGGCTGGGACTGGCGGACATCGCCGACGCCGTGCAGCGACTCGCGGACGGCAAGACCGTCGGCCGCGTGGTCTACACGCCCTGA